From Nicotiana tabacum cultivar K326 chromosome 20, ASM71507v2, whole genome shotgun sequence, one genomic window encodes:
- the LOC107830391 gene encoding uncharacterized protein LOC107830391 isoform X1 encodes MAGEQVAADGLTTNFAGMSKKQLYDIMCQMKGLIEQNQQQARQILIQNPNLTKALFQAQIMLGMVQPQQAIPAIQPTGSPNLQPSVSQLTKSDGQSAPSLLGKIGMQDQTRKQQQNQSVPTPPSPSLSSSNLQAQSLPSHPSLSVRQSKGHIGGQSVLISLPQSSQVVNMPPVPHHSASQLPSHFQMQMPSASSQLEQPMHTSGSQHQHMQPQMPPQVRPSMQPYPRPMHPHMGSNVGFPPSGVPPPHHSHPTFHPTMKPPASMGPSFMSGQPPVPSQLPSQPPYQMGGSQLRTDFNQVGSFTQADRGSAWIPGRPENTPGIQFPGPPLIPGQMGAGNQPPRPPALSPEMENALLQQVRSLTPEQINMLPPEQRNQVLQLQQVLRQ; translated from the exons ATGGCGGGAGAGCAGGTCGCCGCCGATGGCCTAACAACGAATTTCGCCGGAATGTCCAAAAAACAGCTTTACGACATTATGTGTCAGATGAAG GGATTAATCGAACAGAACCAGCAACAAGCGAGGCAAATTCTCATTCAAAACCCTAACTTGACCAAAGCACTATTTCAG GCACAAATTATGCTTGGGATGGTGCAGCCCCAACAAGCA ATTCCGGCCATCCAACCGACAGGATCACCAAATCTACAGCCATCAGTGTCTCAACTTACAAAGTCAGATGGTCAGTCGGCTCCATCATTGCTAGGGAAAATTGGTATGCAGGATCAAACAAGAAAACAGCAGCAAAATCAATCTGTTCCAACACCGCCATCTCCTTCTCTTTCGTCATCAAACCTTCAAGCTCAGTCCCTACCGTCTCATCCGTCGCTGTCAGTGCGGCAATCAAAAGGACATATTGGTGGTCAATCAGTGCTAATCTCTTTACCACAATCCTCTCAAGTTGTTAACATGCCACCAGTTCCTCATCATTCTGCTTCACAGCTTCCATCTCATTTTCAAATGCAGATGCCTTCTGCATCCTCCCAATTGGAGCAACCAATGCATACTAGTGGTAGCCAACACCAGCATATGCAGCCACAGATGCCACCACAAGTGAGACCATCAATGCAACCCTACCCCCGTCCAATGCACCCTCACATGGGGTCCAATGTTGGTTTTCCGCCATCTGGAGTGCCTCCGCCACACCATTCACATCCTACTTTTCAT CCAACTATGAAGCCTCCAGCAAGCATGGGGCCTTCTTTTATGTCTGGGCAGCCACCAGTTCCAAGTCAGCTGCCATCCCAGCCGCCATATCAG ATGGGAGGTTCACAATTGCGGACAGACTTCAATCAAGTTGGGAGTTTCACACAAGCAGATAGAGGATCTGCGTGGATTCCTGGTCGACCAGAGAATACACCAGGAATACAGTTTCCAGGACCACCACTGATCCCTGGCCAGATGGGTGCCGGCAATCAGCCTCCTAGGCCCCCAGCA CTGAGTCCTGAGATGGAGAATGCGCTTCTTCAGCAAGTAAGGAGCCTGACGCCAGAACAGATTAACATGCTACCTCCAGAGCAAAGAAATCAAGTGCTTCAGTTGCAGCAAGTGCTCCGTCAATGA
- the LOC107830391 gene encoding uncharacterized protein LOC107830391 isoform X2, translated as MAGEQVAADGLTTNFAGMSKKQLYDIMCQMKGLIEQNQQQARQILIQNPNLTKALFQAQIMLGMVQPQQAIPAIQPTGSPNLQPSVSQLTKSDGQSAPSLLGKIGMQDQTRKQQQNQSVPTPPSPSLSSSNLQAQSLPSHPSLSVRQSKGHIGGQSMPSASSQLEQPMHTSGSQHQHMQPQMPPQVRPSMQPYPRPMHPHMGSNVGFPPSGVPPPHHSHPTFHPTMKPPASMGPSFMSGQPPVPSQLPSQPPYQMGGSQLRTDFNQVGSFTQADRGSAWIPGRPENTPGIQFPGPPLIPGQMGAGNQPPRPPALSPEMENALLQQVRSLTPEQINMLPPEQRNQVLQLQQVLRQ; from the exons ATGGCGGGAGAGCAGGTCGCCGCCGATGGCCTAACAACGAATTTCGCCGGAATGTCCAAAAAACAGCTTTACGACATTATGTGTCAGATGAAG GGATTAATCGAACAGAACCAGCAACAAGCGAGGCAAATTCTCATTCAAAACCCTAACTTGACCAAAGCACTATTTCAG GCACAAATTATGCTTGGGATGGTGCAGCCCCAACAAGCA ATTCCGGCCATCCAACCGACAGGATCACCAAATCTACAGCCATCAGTGTCTCAACTTACAAAGTCAGATGGTCAGTCGGCTCCATCATTGCTAGGGAAAATTGGTATGCAGGATCAAACAAGAAAACAGCAGCAAAATCAATCTGTTCCAACACCGCCATCTCCTTCTCTTTCGTCATCAAACCTTCAAGCTCAGTCCCTACCGTCTCATCCGTCGCTGTCAGTGCGGCAATCAAAAGGACATATTGGTGGTCAATCA ATGCCTTCTGCATCCTCCCAATTGGAGCAACCAATGCATACTAGTGGTAGCCAACACCAGCATATGCAGCCACAGATGCCACCACAAGTGAGACCATCAATGCAACCCTACCCCCGTCCAATGCACCCTCACATGGGGTCCAATGTTGGTTTTCCGCCATCTGGAGTGCCTCCGCCACACCATTCACATCCTACTTTTCAT CCAACTATGAAGCCTCCAGCAAGCATGGGGCCTTCTTTTATGTCTGGGCAGCCACCAGTTCCAAGTCAGCTGCCATCCCAGCCGCCATATCAG ATGGGAGGTTCACAATTGCGGACAGACTTCAATCAAGTTGGGAGTTTCACACAAGCAGATAGAGGATCTGCGTGGATTCCTGGTCGACCAGAGAATACACCAGGAATACAGTTTCCAGGACCACCACTGATCCCTGGCCAGATGGGTGCCGGCAATCAGCCTCCTAGGCCCCCAGCA CTGAGTCCTGAGATGGAGAATGCGCTTCTTCAGCAAGTAAGGAGCCTGACGCCAGAACAGATTAACATGCTACCTCCAGAGCAAAGAAATCAAGTGCTTCAGTTGCAGCAAGTGCTCCGTCAATGA